The Stratiformator vulcanicus genome has a segment encoding these proteins:
- a CDS encoding sigma-54-dependent transcriptional regulator: protein MSVFVFDIDEGVYRGIAYGLAQTGVEVRGTDDPEDGIKFVRREKPDVVLLDVEMSESKGLDIYSQIAEIDPRLPVVMMASDADSETAIEAMQLGAFDYVTKPLDLEPTLQLVQKAIRTRRMMSEPVVLPTKNALGAGPDQFVGQCPEMLEVFKSIGRVAKQPVSVLVRGESGTGKELVARAIYQHSERSDAPFVEINCAALPDTLLESELFGHEKGAFTSADRRRIGKFEQCNGGTVFLDEIGDMSPATQAKVLRLLQEQRFERVGGNETIRTDVRIIAATNRNLEKMVDKGTFREDLLYRLNGMTIVLPPLREREEDVPILLQYFLSKAANDLGRREIEGFSPGALRILKKYDWPGNLRQMQNIVRQSVVTASGPVIVADFLPSDLLTPNDERDDSGRPSESLDRSESNEMRESNLLSFVEDRLDGDAKDVYADAIAVAERIILTRVLQHTKGNQSEAARILGITRGKIRDRIAKFGITIGSSVEVEPAEMA from the coding sequence TTGTCAGTTTTCGTGTTTGATATCGATGAGGGCGTCTACCGAGGGATCGCATACGGCTTGGCGCAAACGGGGGTCGAAGTGCGTGGCACTGACGATCCTGAGGATGGAATCAAATTCGTCCGTCGGGAAAAACCCGATGTCGTGCTGCTCGACGTCGAAATGAGCGAGTCGAAAGGACTCGACATCTACAGCCAAATTGCGGAGATCGACCCTCGGCTCCCGGTTGTGATGATGGCGTCCGACGCGGACAGTGAGACCGCGATCGAGGCGATGCAGTTGGGGGCGTTCGATTATGTGACAAAGCCGCTCGATCTGGAGCCGACGCTGCAGCTCGTTCAGAAGGCGATCCGCACTCGTCGGATGATGAGCGAGCCGGTCGTCCTGCCGACGAAGAATGCGCTGGGCGCAGGCCCCGATCAATTCGTGGGCCAGTGCCCCGAAATGTTGGAGGTGTTCAAATCGATCGGACGAGTCGCCAAGCAGCCGGTCTCCGTACTTGTTCGCGGCGAAAGCGGCACCGGCAAGGAACTGGTTGCTCGAGCGATCTATCAGCACAGCGAACGATCGGACGCTCCGTTCGTCGAAATCAATTGCGCCGCCCTCCCCGACACGCTCTTGGAGAGCGAACTGTTCGGCCATGAGAAGGGAGCATTTACGAGCGCCGACCGCCGACGCATTGGTAAGTTCGAGCAGTGCAACGGCGGCACCGTCTTTCTCGATGAAATCGGGGATATGTCCCCGGCCACTCAGGCGAAAGTGCTTCGCCTGCTGCAGGAGCAGCGATTCGAGAGAGTCGGCGGCAACGAGACGATCCGCACCGACGTTCGGATCATCGCGGCCACGAATCGCAATCTGGAAAAGATGGTCGATAAAGGGACCTTTCGGGAAGACCTCCTGTACCGCCTCAATGGAATGACGATCGTCCTGCCGCCACTGCGTGAGCGGGAAGAGGACGTGCCGATTCTGCTTCAGTATTTCCTGTCGAAAGCGGCGAACGATCTGGGCCGCCGGGAGATCGAAGGCTTTTCGCCGGGAGCGCTGCGGATTCTCAAAAAGTACGATTGGCCGGGAAATCTCCGGCAGATGCAGAACATCGTGCGGCAATCAGTGGTCACCGCATCGGGGCCGGTCATTGTGGCCGATTTTCTTCCGAGCGATCTGCTGACGCCGAACGATGAACGGGATGACTCGGGCCGACCGTCCGAGAGTCTCGATCGCTCCGAATCAAACGAGATGCGGGAAAGCAATCTCCTCTCGTTCGTCGAAGATCGTCTCGACGGCGATGCCAAAGACGTCTATGCCGACGCGATTGCCGTTGCCGAACGGATTATCCTGACCCGCGTGTTGCAGCACACGAAGGGCAACCAGTCCGAAGCCGCCCGCATCCTCGGCATCACACGCGGTAAGATCCGCGACCGCATCGCGAAGTTCGGCATCACGATCGGCAGCAGCGTGGAAGTTGAACCCGCCGAAATGGCTTGA
- a CDS encoding DUF1328 family protein, protein MLGWAILFLVIAIIAAALGFGGAAGMAATAAQIAFVVFLILFVVSLIFGRKAPTV, encoded by the coding sequence ATGTTGGGTTGGGCAATTCTGTTTCTTGTCATCGCAATCATCGCAGCCGCCCTTGGGTTTGGTGGCGCGGCAGGGATGGCGGCAACCGCGGCTCAGATCGCGTTCGTCGTGTTTCTGATCTTGTTCGTCGTCTCGCTGATCTTCGGTCGCAAAGCACCGACCGTTTGA
- a CDS encoding excinuclease ABC subunit UvrC, which yields MPQDAPASPEDAATSPQSGLSQYPTEPREKAKQLPDAPGVYLMKDAAGVVIYIGKAVNLKNRVGSYFSKQALEDRRTADLVPQIADIDFIQTESEVDAILMEARLIKDIQPRFNSDLKDDKTFPYLQITTNEDFPRIEFTREPKAKGVKLYGPFTSAGKLRGVINVLQKVFKFRTCSLDIDEDDARWRWFRPCLLASINQCTAPCNLRITKEEYRNDIKRLRMVLDGKKDRLLKEMTKEMEEASKELRFEKAARLRDQVAALAALDLRGDLDENAQPEVFYQDPKKGLAGLKQVFKLDETPRIIEGVDIAHLQGGETVASLVQFIDGLPFKPGYKRYRIKGVDGVDDFASMREVVSRRLRRLQNEDGQFPDILLIDGGKGQLSSVIAAMEAIGLDETNRPFTISLAKREEEVFLPGESEPKRLSRHSYGLRLLQYVRDESHRFAQHYHHLLRRKSTFGE from the coding sequence ATGCCGCAGGACGCACCCGCTTCGCCCGAGGACGCAGCCACCTCCCCCCAGTCCGGGCTGTCGCAGTATCCCACTGAGCCGCGTGAGAAGGCAAAGCAGCTGCCCGATGCGCCGGGGGTCTATCTGATGAAAGACGCCGCCGGCGTGGTGATTTACATCGGCAAAGCGGTCAACCTCAAGAACCGCGTCGGCAGCTACTTCTCGAAGCAGGCACTTGAAGATCGCCGGACCGCCGACCTGGTGCCGCAGATCGCCGACATCGACTTCATTCAGACCGAGAGCGAGGTCGACGCGATCCTGATGGAGGCCCGGCTGATCAAAGACATTCAGCCGCGGTTCAATAGCGACCTCAAAGACGACAAGACCTTCCCCTACCTGCAAATCACGACCAACGAAGACTTCCCGCGGATCGAGTTCACCCGCGAACCGAAGGCGAAGGGCGTCAAGCTTTACGGACCGTTCACCAGCGCGGGCAAGCTCCGCGGTGTGATCAACGTGCTGCAGAAGGTGTTCAAGTTCCGCACCTGTAGCCTCGACATTGATGAAGACGACGCCCGCTGGCGGTGGTTCCGCCCATGCCTGCTTGCCAGCATTAATCAGTGTACCGCGCCCTGCAACCTGCGAATCACCAAGGAAGAATATCGCAACGACATCAAACGCCTGCGCATGGTGCTTGACGGCAAGAAGGATCGGTTACTCAAAGAGATGACCAAAGAGATGGAGGAGGCGTCGAAAGAGCTTCGCTTCGAGAAAGCCGCCCGGCTTCGCGATCAGGTCGCCGCCCTCGCGGCGCTCGACCTGCGAGGCGATCTCGATGAGAACGCCCAACCCGAGGTGTTCTATCAAGACCCCAAGAAAGGCCTCGCGGGACTCAAGCAGGTCTTCAAACTCGACGAGACACCGCGGATCATCGAGGGAGTCGACATCGCGCATCTGCAGGGTGGCGAAACCGTCGCGAGCCTCGTGCAGTTCATCGACGGCTTGCCGTTCAAGCCGGGTTACAAACGGTATCGCATTAAGGGTGTTGACGGCGTTGATGATTTTGCGTCGATGCGCGAGGTCGTCAGCCGACGGCTTCGGCGGCTGCAGAACGAAGACGGCCAGTTCCCCGACATTTTGCTCATCGACGGCGGCAAGGGGCAGCTCTCAAGCGTAATCGCCGCGATGGAAGCGATCGGCCTCGATGAAACGAACCGACCCTTCACGATCTCACTCGCCAAGCGCGAAGAAGAAGTATTCCTGCCCGGCGAGTCGGAGCCGAAGCGTCTGAGCCGACACTCCTACGGCCTACGCCTGCTGCAATACGTCCGCGACGAATCGCACCGATTTGCGCAGCACTATCACCATCTGCTGCGGCGGAAGAGTACGTTCGGCGAGTGA
- a CDS encoding Uma2 family endonuclease: MSARTVEEIRNAPLPGEPVYRVAEMLPQQGQWTESTFLRYCLGDSRVEFVDGNLEFLAVPTRTHQRILFLVAELLRGLVDKAAKGETFVAGYRVRMAGGNYREPDVVVVLNEHLAETREDFTPHADLVVEVVSTNDPERDWVAKKAEYAASGIAEYWIIDPRVETLTIFRLDRQTMDYDLACTCGRNEQVISPLLGDAGISVDEILGPVG; the protein is encoded by the coding sequence ATGTCAGCTCGAACAGTCGAAGAGATTCGAAACGCGCCGCTTCCGGGAGAACCGGTTTACCGGGTCGCGGAGATGCTTCCGCAGCAGGGTCAGTGGACCGAGTCTACTTTCTTACGCTATTGCCTGGGTGATTCGCGCGTCGAGTTTGTCGACGGAAACTTGGAGTTTCTCGCCGTGCCGACGCGAACCCATCAGCGAATCCTGTTTCTGGTTGCAGAACTGTTGCGTGGGCTTGTCGATAAGGCTGCGAAAGGTGAAACGTTCGTCGCGGGGTATCGCGTCCGTATGGCGGGTGGAAATTATCGCGAGCCCGATGTCGTTGTGGTTCTGAATGAGCACCTGGCCGAAACTCGGGAAGACTTTACGCCGCACGCCGATCTCGTGGTGGAGGTCGTCAGCACCAATGATCCGGAGCGAGACTGGGTCGCCAAAAAGGCTGAATACGCGGCGTCGGGTATCGCTGAATATTGGATCATCGATCCGCGTGTTGAGACGCTGACCATCTTCCGCCTTGATCGCCAGACGATGGATTACGACCTGGCTTGCACTTGCGGTCGCAATGAACAGGTCATTTCGCCGTTGCTCGGGGATGCGGGGATTTCGGTCGACGAAATCCTCGGCCCCGTCGGCTGA
- a CDS encoding lysophospholipid acyltransferase family protein — protein sequence MKIRNRLLNKLLAHSAAFALRLATRSCRPVFHVAEAGTNIFDEDTGGRYLVSFWHDQIVPYVFIRKPRYIAGLVSRHRDGEYLADGMKAVGIRPIRGSSKNGGASAIQQMIRDAEGYHIAITPDGPRGPRRQMKQGIVYLASRMKRPIVPTFTVCEKAWTIKGNWTDLVIPKPFSRVHMIGRPFFHVPPDLKRDELEPWIQKLQAEMDLLEQQGQAILEGRDPCIEQVETRAAA from the coding sequence ATGAAAATTCGGAATCGACTGCTCAACAAGTTGCTGGCCCACAGCGCGGCATTCGCGCTGCGTTTGGCGACGCGATCGTGCCGGCCGGTGTTTCATGTCGCCGAAGCCGGGACGAATATCTTCGACGAAGACACGGGCGGGCGATATCTCGTCTCCTTCTGGCACGATCAGATCGTGCCCTACGTTTTCATCCGAAAACCCCGGTACATTGCCGGTCTCGTCAGCCGTCATCGCGACGGCGAATATCTGGCCGACGGAATGAAAGCGGTCGGCATTCGCCCGATTCGCGGCTCGTCGAAAAATGGTGGTGCCTCCGCCATTCAGCAGATGATTCGCGATGCCGAAGGGTATCACATTGCCATCACGCCGGACGGCCCGCGCGGTCCCCGGCGGCAGATGAAACAGGGGATCGTCTACCTCGCCTCACGCATGAAGCGGCCGATCGTGCCGACGTTCACGGTTTGCGAGAAGGCGTGGACGATCAAGGGGAATTGGACCGACCTCGTGATTCCCAAGCCTTTTTCACGCGTTCATATGATCGGGCGACCGTTTTTTCATGTGCCTCCCGACTTGAAGCGGGACGAACTCGAACCGTGGATTCAGAAACTGCAGGCGGAGATGGACCTGTTGGAACAACAGGGTCAAGCTATTCTCGAAGGTCGCGATCCCTGCATCGAACAGGTCGAGACCCGCGCGGCGGCCTGA
- a CDS encoding glycosyltransferase family 4 protein, with protein sequence MKDIAHSPRTLHLLQVCNVGDILGGTAACAWTVTQSLPDFQHSVAFVGPVTSTTRDAFQPHDVIAAVESVDAAVEQQSPDLVLLHNTPRDRMPGPNGIPTLQYLHSHIDAAPADATLFCSRWLAERFHKRVEEEATSRPADSAVVYQAVPRPPRLQIDDERPLRDRLVIGRICTPKPHKWPRELIEVYRQLNRGPADVSWEFVGCPEEQKGALADACFGRAIFHPASRQARSLLWRWDAMLYHHPTLTESFGRTCAEAMRCGCIPIVDNRGGFREQIVPQTGFLCDDVAAFSAAILALRDRSVRTTRSRRCRAHADEHFSLSRFRSDLLGRLQIAVRSHQAAARVSTCSMQGSRPSRIA encoded by the coding sequence ATGAAAGACATCGCACACTCACCGCGAACCTTGCATCTACTGCAGGTCTGCAACGTCGGAGACATCCTCGGTGGGACCGCCGCGTGTGCATGGACGGTCACGCAGTCGCTGCCCGATTTTCAACATTCCGTCGCATTTGTCGGCCCTGTTACTTCAACTACGCGGGACGCGTTTCAGCCCCATGATGTGATCGCGGCGGTTGAATCCGTTGACGCTGCCGTCGAGCAGCAGTCCCCCGACCTCGTTCTGCTGCACAATACGCCGCGGGACAGGATGCCCGGCCCGAACGGCATCCCGACACTCCAATACTTGCACTCGCACATCGATGCGGCCCCGGCTGACGCGACGCTGTTCTGCTCGCGATGGCTGGCGGAACGATTTCACAAGCGGGTTGAAGAGGAGGCGACATCTCGCCCGGCAGACTCCGCGGTCGTGTATCAAGCAGTACCGCGACCGCCCCGCTTGCAAATCGATGACGAGCGGCCGCTTCGCGATCGACTGGTGATCGGTCGAATCTGCACGCCGAAGCCGCACAAGTGGCCGCGTGAACTGATCGAAGTTTATCGTCAACTGAACCGCGGACCGGCCGACGTTTCGTGGGAGTTCGTCGGCTGCCCGGAAGAACAAAAGGGAGCACTCGCCGATGCCTGTTTCGGCAGAGCAATATTTCACCCGGCCTCACGACAGGCCCGGTCCCTGCTGTGGCGGTGGGACGCGATGCTCTATCACCATCCGACGTTGACCGAATCCTTCGGGCGGACCTGCGCCGAGGCCATGCGGTGCGGCTGCATCCCGATCGTCGACAATCGCGGCGGTTTCCGCGAACAGATCGTGCCGCAGACCGGATTCCTGTGCGACGATGTCGCTGCATTTTCAGCCGCGATCCTCGCCTTACGAGATCGCAGCGTACGAACAACTCGTTCTCGGCGGTGCCGCGCCCACGCTGATGAGCACTTCAGCCTGTCACGGTTTCGAAGCGACTTATTGGGCCGATTGCAAATCGCCGTCCGGTCGCATCAGGCCGCCGCGCGGGTCTCGACCTGTTCGATGCAGGGATCGCGACCTTCGAGAATAGCTTGA
- a CDS encoding phage major capsid protein, with product MRQEQGAGSEEQVGNRATGPPQSRSLLLASRFFSQLSTLDSQLTMHGQNLTTLIESLGAEGFYRKVCSLLNEQRLCVDDFSYRELADACGVLPELSRLKESSDAGGPVTLLRESNPGVGTNLFRVVTGELLGRKVLEGYNDDSGFIGDKLVTVMPTRQRSSRIAGFTALTGPTEVEEGHAYEESTFGERYVTTEESKQGRILSIQEELIGLDQTGEINRRATQLGYYLRQERERTIVRGVTDADAANSKFVYRPSGSGEALYASNGSNRNYVGSGNTISSAFNAAVPLVDWTDIDEVLSYRATEVVDDRIDGTPRPMVMPARQMLVPESLRGTARSIAHATEVTVATPDGSTTMANPIAGTLEVLSSPFIDEQGGAALADWYIGDFPRQFVWTEIWPVQTFLQSADSEAAFERDVALRVKVRYFGGVTAVDTPFVTKVDGA from the coding sequence ATGCGTCAGGAGCAAGGAGCAGGGAGCGAGGAGCAGGTCGGCAATCGTGCCACCGGTCCTCCACAGTCCCGCTCCCTGCTCCTCGCTTCCCGCTTCTTCTCTCAACTCTCAACCCTCGACTCTCAACTCACTATGCACGGTCAAAACCTTACAACGCTCATTGAAAGCCTCGGTGCCGAAGGCTTCTATCGCAAAGTCTGCTCGCTGCTCAACGAGCAGCGGCTCTGTGTCGATGACTTCAGCTATCGCGAACTGGCCGACGCCTGCGGCGTGCTGCCGGAACTCTCTCGACTGAAGGAATCGTCTGACGCAGGCGGCCCCGTCACGCTGCTCCGCGAATCGAATCCCGGCGTCGGCACCAATCTGTTCCGCGTCGTCACCGGCGAACTGCTGGGGCGGAAGGTGCTCGAAGGCTACAACGACGACTCCGGCTTCATCGGCGACAAACTCGTCACCGTGATGCCGACGCGGCAACGTTCAAGTCGTATCGCCGGCTTCACCGCCCTCACCGGACCGACCGAAGTCGAAGAAGGTCACGCCTATGAGGAATCGACCTTCGGCGAACGCTACGTAACCACGGAAGAATCGAAGCAGGGCCGCATCCTCAGCATTCAGGAGGAGCTGATCGGCCTCGATCAAACCGGCGAAATCAATCGCCGCGCAACGCAGCTCGGCTATTACCTCCGCCAGGAACGCGAACGCACGATCGTCCGCGGCGTGACCGACGCCGACGCGGCGAACAGTAAGTTCGTCTACCGCCCTAGCGGCAGCGGCGAAGCGCTTTACGCATCAAACGGCTCGAACCGCAATTACGTCGGCTCAGGCAACACGATCTCCAGTGCGTTTAACGCCGCCGTGCCGCTCGTCGACTGGACCGACATTGATGAGGTGCTCAGCTACCGCGCGACCGAAGTCGTCGACGATCGCATCGACGGCACGCCGCGACCGATGGTGATGCCCGCGCGGCAGATGCTCGTGCCCGAATCGCTCCGCGGCACCGCCCGCAGCATCGCCCACGCGACCGAGGTCACCGTGGCCACACCGGACGGTTCGACCACGATGGCTAACCCAATCGCCGGGACGCTCGAAGTCCTGTCGAGTCCGTTCATCGACGAGCAGGGCGGGGCGGCGCTGGCCGACTGGTACATCGGTGACTTCCCCCGGCAGTTCGTGTGGACCGAAATCTGGCCCGTCCAGACGTTCCTGCAAAGTGCCGACAGCGAAGCCGCCTTCGAACGCGACGTCGCCCTCCGCGTCAAAGTCCGCTACTTCGGCGGCGTCACCGCGGTGGATACGCCGTTCGTGACGAAGGTGGATGGAGCATAG
- a CDS encoding capsid cement protein, with translation MSAHKLRFRSGQVQLRKVRVGSDTVIDPGDLLFLDSGVAKPAADFAWDTDLATTRAAFAAAFLGVAHSRSIAGETDPVSVDISPLSVYELETAAAAFELGDTLAPDEATETLTSTTLEKATDATHAIARAAEYAPTGSTRLRVQFASAFHPGSANANAAVG, from the coding sequence ATGTCCGCTCACAAACTTCGTTTTCGTTCCGGTCAGGTGCAGCTCCGCAAGGTGCGGGTCGGCTCCGACACGGTGATCGATCCGGGTGACCTGCTGTTTCTCGACAGCGGTGTTGCCAAGCCCGCTGCCGATTTCGCGTGGGATACCGACCTCGCCACGACACGGGCTGCCTTCGCCGCCGCGTTCCTGGGGGTCGCCCATTCGCGATCTATCGCGGGAGAGACCGACCCGGTCTCCGTCGATATCAGCCCGCTCTCGGTCTACGAGTTGGAGACCGCCGCCGCGGCGTTCGAACTGGGCGACACACTCGCCCCCGATGAGGCGACCGAAACGCTGACGAGCACCACGCTCGAAAAGGCCACCGACGCCACGCACGCCATCGCCCGCGCCGCCGAGTACGCCCCCACCGGCTCGACCCGACTTCGCGTCCAATTCGCCTCCGCGTTCCACCCCGGCAGTGCGAATGCGAACGCGGCTGTCGGATGA
- a CDS encoding phage portal protein, producing the protein MNDPLLKHDMLSYLRDKLSAATLRARYERLANERLLTLLDEGQSQPIDDDRGWHAINATGSATSIERRQIRDEARRLVRENPHAKNILRLLEIYVAGPQLRLMPEAMTGIDIDAEVIRAADRHWQSFLAANCRHFSYREFTRRVWRDGECFLRLYAGSGLESDFGPTVRFVDPETIGDVPGHPPCGGIITSPDDIESPIAYLRIDATSGELLEEIAADEILHSQIGVDSNEQRGVSLFAPLIDPLDRHDKWLDTELTARPLQSSIVLWRKVHGSPGQVRDVAESVSESATGGSRRERVKPGTILTTSRDTTLEFLQPKTNFGDAVPLGRSLLLSIAAGAGLPEFMLTSDASNANFSSTMVAEGPAVKLFEAEQQFFAGEFNRLWRWVLLEAERRGELPDGTSTQLRPKWSFPQLVNRDRAKDRDIDTRMAEAGILSRAEVARRDGVDPETMREEMSREVTSEE; encoded by the coding sequence GTGAATGATCCGCTTTTAAAGCACGACATGCTCTCCTACCTCCGCGATAAACTCTCCGCTGCGACGCTGCGAGCGCGTTACGAACGTCTCGCCAACGAACGACTGCTGACCCTGCTCGATGAAGGGCAGTCGCAACCGATCGACGACGACCGTGGCTGGCACGCAATCAACGCCACAGGCTCGGCGACGTCCATCGAACGCAGGCAGATTCGCGATGAAGCCCGCCGACTCGTTCGAGAGAATCCGCACGCTAAGAACATCCTGCGACTGCTCGAAATCTACGTCGCCGGGCCGCAGCTTCGGCTGATGCCCGAAGCAATGACTGGCATCGACATTGACGCCGAAGTCATCCGCGCGGCGGATCGACATTGGCAGTCGTTCCTCGCGGCGAACTGCCGGCATTTCTCGTATCGCGAATTCACCCGCCGCGTGTGGCGTGACGGCGAGTGCTTCCTACGCTTGTACGCCGGTTCCGGGTTGGAGTCTGACTTCGGGCCGACAGTGCGATTCGTCGATCCCGAAACAATCGGCGATGTGCCCGGACATCCCCCCTGCGGCGGCATCATCACTTCACCCGACGACATCGAATCGCCGATCGCCTACCTCCGCATCGATGCGACTTCGGGCGAACTGCTCGAAGAGATCGCGGCCGACGAAATCCTGCACTCGCAGATCGGCGTCGACTCGAACGAGCAACGCGGCGTGTCGCTCTTTGCACCGCTGATCGATCCGCTCGATCGTCACGACAAGTGGCTCGACACTGAACTCACCGCCCGCCCATTGCAGTCGTCCATCGTGCTGTGGCGCAAGGTCCACGGCTCACCGGGACAGGTGCGAGATGTTGCTGAAAGTGTGTCCGAATCCGCCACCGGCGGCAGCCGGCGCGAACGGGTTAAGCCGGGCACGATCCTCACCACCTCCCGCGACACGACGCTCGAGTTCCTGCAACCGAAGACTAACTTCGGCGACGCCGTGCCGCTCGGTCGCTCATTGCTGCTCTCAATCGCTGCGGGTGCGGGACTGCCGGAGTTCATGCTGACGAGCGACGCTTCGAACGCCAATTTCTCCAGCACGATGGTCGCCGAAGGCCCCGCAGTAAAGCTGTTCGAAGCGGAGCAACAATTCTTCGCCGGCGAGTTCAATCGACTGTGGCGGTGGGTGCTGCTCGAGGCCGAGCGCCGCGGCGAATTGCCCGATGGGACTTCAACACAACTTCGCCCGAAATGGTCTTTCCCCCAACTCGTCAATCGCGACCGGGCCAAGGACCGCGACATCGACACACGCATGGCCGAAGCCGGCATCCTCAGCCGCGCCGAAGTCGCGAGGCGCGACGGCGTCGATCCCGAAACAATGCGCGAAGAGATGTCGCGAGAAGTGACGAGCGAAGAGTGA
- a CDS encoding terminase large subunit domain-containing protein, which translates to MTNSNASPTPGRLSSRARANSRRRELIEKIRISDELLRRRCADDPQLFRHWIRLSPHDRNPFGRLIEPWQEQDFAALDAAWVNLCLGDSSGGPVPTEPGGAAARGLGKCSRESERCRTSHDPTETSCRSATRTYSVRATPNPLVRRAYLERPRGHAKTSDTALSITWALLFAERPLNGYVVAADVEQSSLVVEAIARLKSANPTLLTPLKTFKHAAVNKETESVVRVVSSHVASSWGLLPDFVICDELCHWKGPDIWESVFSSAAKQPDGVLIVLSNAGVGRGWDWQLRESARNDPGWYFSTFEGPRAGWLRVNDLEEQRSLLPPPVYARLWENRWQHGDGEFVTIAEAEACRDEGLIARDSAAGSHVYFAAVDYGEKHDFTVGVVLHAEGETLIVDRMDVVVPTPNNPVPVQWVEDWIERTAERFGRVKFVVDEYQLAGVVQRLSQRHDIERFEFAAGRGNHELAMTLRHMIAARRIRWYPGCGQREDTSECDDIETELASLLLKQASTGRVRIDHRHGFHDDRAFALGAAVLAATKANSEDKSSVYEITPPTFDGGFAL; encoded by the coding sequence ATGACGAACTCGAACGCATCGCCGACTCCCGGTCGGTTGTCATCCCGAGCAAGGGCGAACTCCCGCCGGCGAGAACTGATCGAGAAGATACGGATCAGTGACGAACTGCTCCGCCGACGCTGCGCGGACGATCCTCAATTGTTTCGGCACTGGATTCGTCTCTCACCACATGATCGCAACCCGTTCGGCCGATTGATCGAACCCTGGCAGGAACAGGACTTCGCGGCGTTGGACGCGGCCTGGGTGAATCTGTGTCTGGGAGATTCGTCGGGTGGCCCGGTTCCTACAGAACCCGGCGGCGCAGCCGCAAGAGGTCTCGGTAAATGCTCACGTGAATCGGAACGTTGCCGTACATCGCACGACCCCACTGAGACCTCTTGTCGCTCCGCGACCCGGACGTATAGCGTCCGGGCCACCCCGAATCCCCTTGTTCGCCGAGCGTACCTGGAACGGCCACGCGGGCATGCGAAGACCTCCGACACCGCGCTGTCGATTACGTGGGCACTGCTGTTCGCGGAGCGACCGCTCAATGGGTATGTCGTCGCGGCCGATGTCGAGCAGAGCTCGCTCGTCGTCGAAGCGATCGCCCGTTTGAAGTCAGCGAACCCTACGCTGCTCACCCCGCTGAAGACATTCAAACATGCGGCAGTTAATAAGGAGACCGAGTCGGTCGTACGGGTCGTTTCCTCGCACGTCGCGAGTTCGTGGGGACTGTTGCCCGACTTCGTCATCTGCGATGAGCTATGCCATTGGAAGGGGCCCGATATCTGGGAGTCGGTCTTCAGCTCGGCGGCGAAGCAGCCGGACGGCGTGCTGATCGTGCTTTCCAACGCGGGCGTTGGCCGCGGCTGGGACTGGCAACTCCGCGAATCGGCCCGTAACGATCCCGGCTGGTACTTCTCAACATTTGAAGGCCCACGAGCGGGTTGGCTCCGCGTCAATGACCTTGAGGAACAACGCAGTCTGCTGCCTCCCCCTGTTTACGCCCGACTGTGGGAGAATCGCTGGCAACACGGCGACGGCGAGTTCGTCACAATCGCCGAGGCCGAAGCCTGCCGCGATGAAGGTCTAATTGCGCGGGATTCAGCCGCCGGATCGCACGTCTATTTCGCCGCGGTCGACTACGGCGAAAAGCACGACTTCACCGTCGGCGTTGTTTTGCACGCCGAGGGTGAAACGCTCATCGTCGATCGCATGGACGTTGTCGTCCCCACGCCGAACAATCCGGTGCCGGTGCAGTGGGTCGAAGACTGGATCGAACGCACAGCCGAGCGATTCGGCCGCGTGAAGTTCGTTGTCGACGAGTATCAACTCGCCGGCGTAGTGCAGCGACTTAGCCAGCGGCATGACATCGAACGCTTCGAATTCGCCGCGGGCAGGGGCAATCACGAATTAGCGATGACGTTGCGGCATATGATCGCCGCCCGCCGCATCCGCTGGTACCCCGGCTGCGGACAGCGCGAGGACACCAGTGAGTGCGACGACATCGAAACCGAACTCGCATCACTGCTGCTCAAACAGGCCTCGACCGGCCGCGTCCGCATCGACCACCGCCACGGCTTTCACGACGACCGCGCCTTCGCCCTCGGTGCCGCCGTGCTCGCCGCAACGAAGGCGAACAGCGAAGACAAATCGAGCGTATACGAGATCACGCCGCCAACGTTCGATGGCGGATTTGCGTTGTGA